The following coding sequences are from one Pongo abelii isolate AG06213 chromosome 3, NHGRI_mPonAbe1-v2.0_pri, whole genome shotgun sequence window:
- the CXCL2 gene encoding C-X-C motif chemokine 2 codes for MARAALSAAPSNPRLLRVALLLLLLVAAGRRAAGAPLATELRCQCLQTLQGIHLKNIQSVNVKSPGPHCAQTEVIATLKNGQKACLNPASPMVKKIIEKMLKNGKSN; via the exons ATGGCCCGCGCCGCGCTCTCCGCCGCCCCCAGCAATCCCCGGCTTCTGCGGGTGGCGCTGCTGCTCCTGCTTCTGGTGGCCGCTGGCCGGCGCGCAGCAG GAGCGCCCCTGGCCACTGAACTGCGCTGCCAGTGCTTGCAGACCCTGCAGGGAATTCACCTCAAGAACATCCAAAGTGTGAATGTGAAGTCCCCCGGACCCCACTGCGCCCAAACCGAAGTCAT AGCCACACTCAAGAATGGGCAGAAAGCTTGTCTCAACCCCGCATCCCCCATGGTTAAGAAAATCATCGAAAAGATGCTGAAAAA TGGCAAATCCAACTGa